AACTCCTGATTTATGAGTACCTTTCACAGTGTAAAAGTTGGTTGCACATCATTTTCAGGATGAGAGAGCAAAAAATAACCAAAGTTGGCAAGTGTAGACATGCAAAATTTTATGAGATCGTCCATACAAAATTTGGAGTTTTACAATGCCTCAGCTTTGGGAACAGGAATGAACTGAGTGCCCCGAAAATGCTATCCAGTTTATGAAATCTAAATCTCCACCATAACCAAATTCCACAGATGATGGGTGGTTTAGTGGCTCTACCACAACTAACATTAGCCGTCCTGCTTTACAAAATCCCCTCTTGACATTTTGATGTATCACAAGTTTGTATATTTTAAGCCCCATTTCTTCTCATTGTTTTGGTCTCTGATTGTATGTCGAGTACATGCCTAACCTATCAGGATGTACACTGTAAATGGATCTGCCTTCCATCAACCAGTGTGAGACACTCTGTGATTGATTATTTAGCTTATGAACAAAGCTCTTCAAACTGTTTCTGATACGGAGACTGGAGTTTTTTTGATTGAGAACATCGAGTTGATTTCTTAAATGGTCTGATCATTCAACTATTGGAAATAAGTGAACAAAGTTACTTTTCTGATACAACGAAgttacttttctttcttttgtatcAGAAAAGTCGCATATCTTTTGCTATTTCACTCAGAAggtcatttttctttctctagTATCAGAAAAGTCACTTATCTTTTGCTATTTCACTTGAGAGATCAGTCAAGCCGGAGTGTGATATATCCGGCTACTTTTTAAAGCACTTTGTTCACCTATTCCAAAAGAAAGTGACCCATAACCAAAATACTTACTGTTCTTACCAACTTCCCTTTATCTTATGGAAATATGATGTGATTCAAAATACTTGCCTTCTGCTTAGGAAAGAAGGTACATACTTATTAAGACTGTGCATGGGATTTTCtttaaaacagaaaaaaaaagagcacaAATATCTTATCTTATGAGTCAATGATTCAAGTCTTTACATAGTATACTTAGTCAATGAGAATGGAGAGTGGAAAAGTCTTTTATGTTGGCCCTCACTTGAGTCCTGTTTCCTTTTTCCAAAGTCTTTGTAACAAAATTCCAAGTTCacatatagaaaaataaaccAAATAACAAGGTTAAATTCCAATTTTCTTGCTGTGTGAGACCATATAGAGTACACAATATGGCTTCTACTTTCTTGTTTTTCTGTTGTTTAATGATCTTTAGCCTACATCAAGTACTAGGTAATTCCAAATCCAACTGCACTGATGAATTCGAGTGTGGAGACCTTGGAGCTATGAAGTTTCCTTTCACAAATTCCAGCAACCCTGAGTGTGGATTATGCAGGTTTGATTGTCATACTAAACCATATCCTAAGATTGTAATTGGTGGACAAAAATATGATGCTATAGTGAAGAAGGGTgattttttccttatttcagATCCTAAACTTCAAGAGTACTTAGATAGCAGAAGTTGCAAGTCTTTTTACAGAAACTTCTCATTTCCAAATTCCCCTTTGATCTCTTTCCAAATTGTTCCTAACTTAACCTTGTACAGATGCAAACATAGTCATGACAACACCATCCAGAAGACTAATGATTCCTTTTTCAAAGATTTTGATAGATATACTGAGTGTGGAAGTTTTAATGTTTACTATCACCATCCCAATAAAACAATATTGGGAAATACTAGTGCTAAGATTAGTGGCAAACTTCCAAAGCACTGTTCACTTGTACAATTGCCAATTCCATTGCCTACACCATCAAAACCATATGCAAGTGACTTGTTTGAACTGTTGACTTCTAGTGCACTTCTAAACTGGGAGTTATCCAAAGATTGTCATCTGTGTCATGACAAAGGAGGGAAATGCCAGATAATCGATGAACACGAGTTTCATTGTTCCATGAAAGGTATATATAGTATTGTTAAGAAATAACTCTTGTTCTGCTTGTTTTCTATTGAGGTTTATCTAAAAagatttatcttttttcctttaCTGCAGGACAAAATGGACAAAGTAATTCGAGAATGATAATTATGGCCTCAGGTAATTAATTATCTAGACAATGACCACATTTTTATAGTAGTAGGGGCTTCGGAGCAACGGTAAAGTTGTCTCGGGTTTTGAGCAGTGGAATCAGCCACTGAAGCTTGCATCAGGGTAGGCTGTCTACATGACACCCCTTGGGGTGTGCCCATTCCCCGGCCAGGctcctttttttttgtggtaCACTTTCAAAGGATTAGATTTTGATTACTGTATCTTGTGTTTTCTAGTTTTAGGTGGAGTTGGTTTGATCCTGCTATCTTCCATTGTCGCCTTTTCTATCTGGTGTCGCAAGAGAGGGAAGAATGATTCGACACAATTTCATGGGGATCTTGAGGTAGAGAGCAAATATTTTGGATTTCAGGTTCCAGTTTTCACCTATGCTGAACTTAAGGAAGCCACCAACAATTTTGATCCCTTGAATGAACTAGGAGATGGAGGTTTCGGAACTGTATATTATGGTAAGTTTTTCTTTGAACCTAAGAATTATGTTAAAAAGACAGCAATTTCCAAAAGGTGAAAAGTAGCTAGTGTTCATGCTCAGTGGCGAAACCAAGAGTTTCGTTGAGGGTGTATAAACActttaacttggcctcaacTGACAACTGgacactccaactttgagtatgAATATCCAGGCACCTCAACCGTCTTGTGTCAGTTGAATactccaacttacaaaatgatcatctagacacctcaaaaTTTATGTGCCACGCCAACGTTGGATGTCTACGAGACACAGTGGGGACGAGTTAGAATGTTTAGTTGCCAGTTGACACTAAGTTGAGGTATCTAGTGTGCACTCTCAAAATGGGAGTGCTTACTTGCCGTCTGAGTCCAAGTTTGAGTgtctatttatgtattatgcctttaatatatatgtatataacatccttctcaaaaaaaatatatatgtataaaatgtaaCTTTTGACCTTTATACTTGGTATAATTTTCGGTATACACTGTATAGTTTTGACGAAGGGTGTTCAACTGATCACTTTTCACCATGTGTCGGAATCCTCAGTATCTCATTGTTATTACACATTATGAATTAGGAAAACTATATGATGGAAGAGAAGTTGCAGTAAAATGCCTCTATGAGCACAACTGCAAGAGAATGCAGCAGTTCACAACCGAAATCGAGATTCTTACTCGTTTGAGGCACCAAAATCTTGTGTCCCTTTATGGCTGCACATCAAGACGCAGCCGTGAACTTCTCCTTGTTTATGAATACATTCCACATGGAACAGTTGCTGATCATCTCCAAGGTGAAAGAGCAGCAGAGGGATCTCTCACATGGCCCATCCGTATGAACATTGCAGTTGAAACAGCCAGTGCATTGGCTTACCTCCATGCTTCTGATGTGATACATCGCGATGTCAAGACTAACAACATCCTTCTCGACAACAACTTTCGTGTCAAAGTAGCAGATTTTGGACTCTCGAGACTTTTCCCCAACAACGTTTCTCACATATCAACAGCTCCTCAAGGAACGCTTGGGTACGTTGATCCTGAGTATCACGAATGTTATCAGCTTACTGACAAAAGTGACGTTTACAGTTTTGGGGTTGTCCTTATCGAGCTTGTATCATCAATGCCAGCTGTTGACTTAAAAAGGCACAAGAACGAGATCAATTTGGCTAACTTGGCGATAAACAGGATACAAAGATGTGCATTTGATGAACTGATTGATCCATCACTCGGGCTAAACTCAGATACGCTTGCTAAGAAAATGACTATCTCTGTCGCGGAGCTAGCTTTTCGATGCTTGCAACTTGATAAGGATATCAGGCCAACAATGGATGAAGTATTGGACATTTTAAGAAAGATTCAAGGTGGAGAGTTTCATCAAAATGAGAAGACATTTGACACTAGTGCTAGTTTTAATTTATCAAAGTCTAAGAGTGTTAATATCCCTCCATTTTCCCCTGAATCTGATCAAGTTGCACTGTTAAAGAAAGTTAAGTTCCTAAGTTCATCAGATACTAATAGTGAGGTATGGATTAGTGGCTCTACCACAACAAGCACTAGTGAGTGAGTGActatctatgttgctcggacacTCAAAAAATGTTGCCGCACTCATGTCAGATCCTTGAAAAATGCGTAGCTTTTAGAGGATCTGGCACACACCTGacgatatttttgaagaattcgaGCACCATAGGTGAATATCTTAGCTAATGTAGTTTTAGACTTCAGAATCTACTAACTCTTAGCTAAAGCATTTGAGCTTATATGAATGTACATATAATAAATTATGTTCTTGATGTTATACTTCTTTTGCTTTTTCAATTGTCAATGTTCATGAAATTACCttctttttctgattttctTGCTGGCCCtaagctatgttgctcggacccTCAAAAAATGTTGCTTTGCACCCGTATCAGATCCTTAAAAAGTGCATATCTTTTGAGGATCCAACACACATCgaatgatatttttgaagagtctaagCACGATAGCAGAGTATAGTGATGGTAATTTAACTTATACATTGGCCATGGTATATCTATATATAGGTCCAACATTGGATAAAGCAAGAACAAAGACGAGCCTCGCGCTAATACCATGTTGAATAAAATGGCGTTGGAGCCAACTCATTCTAAAAACTAATTCTCGAGATGAGGAGTATCCAAGATCATAAGACAACAATCCATTCCGCCAATCAATATGTGACACTTGACACAATCCATTTGTGTATTTAGCGGTCCATAAGTTTTGTGGACAAATAAACTGATGGGACAAGATCTATCTAGCATTCAAGTCACTAGGAACTTGAAATTGATAGGACATTCTGAGGTATATCATGCttcaacaaaaatatagaaatatttttgttttgccATAATTTGACTTGaaacgaaatttaagaaagaaaataatatttttgaaacttGCGATTTTAAACATACCATAACATTTGTCTAGACTCTCATTACAAGACTTTAAAACTAGTGATCTTAAGCATATCAGAACATTTATATGACTATAAAAGCATTTTACTAAAAGTAAAATGTAACGTTTTAAGATTAATCATTTTCAATATATAAACAATTCATTCTCTTTGAAAAGAGCTAATAAGAAAATAacgtcacataaattgaaacaaaaggaGTAACAAATAATCTCCGCGTCCACAATTTCtattgaaaaaattatgtaGTAAAGTCACATACAATGAAGGGTTATCAGTTAAACTTCcttcatcaaaaaattattctgtgtatatatataaaaaattatactcaatatacatattaaaattattttttattacatgCATATTAAATCTTAGACACTTTTAACAAAATTCCTGACTAAAAATAATCATCGTAAAATTGTTTCACAACATATAATTTCCAAATAAAAACATAGAATGAACCAAATGGAAACCTCATTCAAAGATAAAAATCGACATGTTTTGTTTTCACATGAATAAAAACAATGAGAATTactatatactatatattatattctATATGACCAAGTCAATTATATAATATGAGTGACAAATTTCCAATTTCTTAGTCTTGATGgtcccttttcttttttgtctgTTTATTCAAGACTTTGCTAATAAGTTCCAAAGTCTAGTTGAGAGTGTTGGAAAAATTTGGAAGatcaattattttctttgaatACAAGTTGGGTCGGagctaaaattttaattagaagagtcaaaatatatataaaataatatacaaaaagcTAAGAAGATTCAATACAAGGAGCGTTTTTCTATTAAACAAGCTTAAACGCGTGAATCTAACTTTGTTGGTCCAGTGAATCACAAATATCAtagaattataaaaaataaaaaaatcacgaACCTTATAAGCAAAATTATTATAGACTGAGTATTCACATTGACAGGCAAGTTTGGTGCAATAAATCATAACTTATATTTAAGTTTAACAAACTCTTAATTGACCATTGAGATGGTAGTGAAATTCTCCTATTTATACATGACTTTTTAGTTATTAACCTCAATTAGTTAAATCGCCCCCCCAACACATTTACTTTGATGAAagtaaaattctaatttatgAGCTTAATTTGATATGTATAACTCTTTTACCtttacaaatttttaaataGACTCTATTATTTATCGATTCTAATCGTTGACTAAACTTATGTGCTatattgtaaaaaatatatacaagagggtgaaaatgatgattttgttaaaaaaaggGACTAAAGTGAGatgaaatacaaaataaataaaagtagaaGACAAAAAACACCATTGCCGGCAAATGTTTCCCGGGAGTCGCCGGAGTTTTGCTACCGGCGATTTGTGCTAGGGTTTGAAGATGAAAAGGAGTTTACAAACGAGGAGAAAGAGGGAAATGAACGTAAATGGGAAAAAGGGTTATTGAACCCTAGCTAGTCGGAAAATGTGAAGGGGATCACCGGAGTGATTTTTCCGGTAAATCATCTCATGTTTAGTTTGAGATATTAGCTAATTTCGAGATTATTTTGTACTCCTAAAATGATGGGATTAGTATTTCATATATTAGCCGGCGTTGTTTGGTTTGCTGATTAAATTATCTTCGgactaatttaatttattccACCTGAGAGatgagataaaataattttaagttggATGGAATAAGGTGAGATATGATATAATCGTGGGATATTCCATCTTATCCCGCGTACTAAACGACCCCATAGTGTCATCATGTATACTAGGGTGATGACAACTAAAAATTGGTTCTTTTTCAAAGTGATGACTTTGGTACATAGTTTGCTGACTCCGTGATGCACACCATTCGTTGCAAAATTATGTGGTGTGCAGAGgttaaattttagatattataAGTGCATTATATAATTTTGCACACTTTTAACGTAACTTAGAAGACAATTTATGCACCCTTCGCTAATTTCTGGCTGCGTCACTGATCTTTAAAAACTTTCTTGGTAGTTTCTAGTGAGAAAATAAGCAAATGGATATGCAATGTTCTTTTTACATCATCTTACTAACTTTACGTATCTTTTAGGGTGTGAGTTGTGACTAGAACCATTTCATTTTTCGTTTTCATATTTCGAatgtatctgcataccatttaaaTTTCCTAAAACTGAAATGAGTAAAGTTGTTGTTAGTATACAGAGCCATGAAGTCAAGTTTTTCTACTTGCGTCAATGTGAaagcttcaatttttttcttctttgtattGCCTTTCTTTTTCCTAATAAGTGTGATCCTTGTTATACGTTTGGTTtctttttgacaaattttacaATTAAGCTAAAGACTATTTAATAGATCTAGGTAGAGTTAATACTGTATAATGAAAAAACCTTCAGCTAGTTTTCCTCTTCTTGCAATATGGATTTtgcttcttctttgttttgctTCCTTTTATCTGTTTTTCTGATGTTAGTTCAGGCAATGGGAAGAAATGATTCAACTTGTCCAAAGTCCTTTTCATGTGGAAACCTTACTGacctgagctttcctttctctctttccaCACAACCTAACTGTGGAATAATGTTCTTATCTGGTTGTGATGCTAAACCATATCCGAGAATCCAACTGCTTCCTCGAGGAGATTCATACTATGCTTTAGGAAATCCATCTAATTATACAGTTTTGCTCAGGGACCCCAAGTTTCATGCCAAGTTGAGGCAAGACAAGTGTCAGGCTTTTAACAAAAACTTATCCTTGCCAGCCTCTCCTTCTATTTCTTTCGAAATTCTCCCATTGAATTTTGCCAACTTCTTCAAATGCAACAGCACTAGTAGTAGCACCCCAAACATTACCCAGAAGATGAAAGATCATTTTGCTGGTTATAGAATGTACAGTGACTGTAAAGACTTTAGCATATTCTACAAGCTTCCTGGAGGCGATGATGAAGACGTGCAAGCAGGCAATCTTCCTNTAAAGACTATTTAATAGATCTAGGTAGAGTTAATACTGTATAATGAAAAAACCTTCAGCTAGTTTTCCTCTTCTTGCAATATGGATTTtgcttcttctttattttgctTTCTTCTATCTGTTTTTCTGATGTTAGTTCAGGCAATGGGAAGAAATGATTCAACTTGTCCAAAATCCTTTTCATGTGGAAATCTTACTGACCTGAGCTATCCTTACTCTCTTTCCACACAACCTGACTGTGGAATAATGTTCTTATCTGGTTGTGATGCTAGAACATTTCCGAAAATCCGATTGCTTCCTGAAGGAGATTCGTACTATGCTGTAGTAAATATGTTTAATTATACAGTTTGGGTTGAGGACCCCAAGCTTCATGCCAAGTTGAGGCAACACAACTGCCAAGCTTTTAACGAAAAGTTCTCCTTACCAGACTCTCCTTCTATTTCTTTCGAAATTCTCCCAGTGCATATTCTCAACTTCATCAAATGCAACAGCACTAGTAGTAGCACCCCAAACATTACCCATAAGATGAAAGATCATTTTGCTGATTATAGAATGTACAGTGGCTGTAAAGACTTTAGCATATACTACAAGCTTCCTGGAGGTGATGGTGAACACGTTCGAGCAGGCAATCTTCCTGCAAACTGTTCACTTATCGGATTGCCGATCCGCTCGAGATCAGATAATGGTAGTGTGTTCAATATGTTAAGCGCCGCTTTTATTGTAGAATGGAAGATCTCTGAGGACTGTTACCAATGTCACTATGGGGGAGGTCAATGCCAGACTGATATAACCAACAAATTTCATTGTACATATCCAAATAATCCACATGATCAAGGTCATCAAGAAATTTCTTCACTTGAAAAAGAATCAGTCACTCAGTGCATATTTCTTAGTGTCCTTTCTTGTCTTCATATCACATATctataatatttcataatactttCCCTCTTTTTCCTTTAGATGCAAAAATGGCTAAAAGAAAGTTCGGACTGACTCTGGGAGCAGGTAGTTAAATATCCATTAACTGCAGTGTCTTTTCGGTCTTTTCTATTACAGAATTTCCATGCATATCGtttgaatttcttcttcattgtggTAAAATCTCAAAACATTTCCTTAATGATAAAGGATGGTAAGAGAGGTAAGTTCTTTAGCTTACACAAAATGATTGGATAGTGGAGTTGAGAGGACACTTTCTTTTTCCTTGTGATGTTTTCTTTTGTCTGAAAACCTCTGATTactgatattttttttccagtttttGGTGGATTAGGATTGGTGATGATTTGTTTAGCTGTCTACTTTATCTGGTGTTGCAAGAGGAGGAAATTTAATCCGCCCCACTTCCTCTCAACAAGGAAATTgtcatatatatttaaaaatgatgTTGAGGGAGGCAGTATATACTTTGGCATCCCAGTCTTCTCTTATTCAGAACTTGAAGAAGCCACAAATGATTTCAATTCCTCTCGAATCCTTGGAGATGGAGGTTTCGGAACTGTTTACTATGGTGAGAGACTTCCTAACCCAACTGAGCTATGCTTCAATTCTTTCTTCACGTGCCTAATACTTGTTCATTAATGTCTAGGGAAACTTAAGGATGGACGAGAGGTTGCTGTGAAGCGCCTTTACGAGCACAACTGCAAACGAATGCAGCAGTTTGTAAATGAAATTGAGATCCTTACTAGGCTAAGACACAACAATCTGGTCACTCTCTATGGCTGCACTTCAAGGCGTAGCCGTGAACTACTCCTTGTCTATGAATACATTCCAAATGGAACTCTTGCGGATCATCTCCATGGTGACAGAGTGAATGACGGATCACTCACCTGGCTAGTCCGCATGAACATTGCCATAGAAACTGCTGGTGCATTGGCTTACCTGCATGCGTCTGACGTAATACACTGTGATGTGAAGACTAATAACATACTCCTTGATCACAACTTTAACATTAAAGTTGCAGATTTTGGGATATCACGGCTTTTCCCAAATGATGTCACTCATATTTCAACTGCACCCCGGGGGACCCCTGGCTATATCGATCCAAAGTATCATGAATGTTACCAGCTGACTAGTAAAAGTGATGTTTATAGCTTCGGGGTGGTCCTTGTCGAGCTCATTTCATCAATGCCAGCTGTGGATATGACTAGGCATAGCCAAGAGATTAATTTGGCTAACTTTGCAATAAACAAGATTGTAAAATGTGCATTTAATGAGTTGGTTGATCCATCCCTGGGGTTCGACTCAGATACCAAGATTTTGGAGATGACTACTTCAGTGGCAGAGTTGGCTTTTCTATGCTTACAGACAGATAGGGACACGAGGCCTACTATGGTTGAAGTTTTGGATACTTTAAAGGAGATTCAGATTAGTGAATTTGACAATGAGAAGAGAGCTGACTCTAATCTCAATGGAAATGAAGCTAAAATTGTTACAGCACCCCCTTTCGCTGAATCAGAAGATAAGTTTATGCTGAAACAAGTTAAATCACTACCTTCTTCAAATTCTGTTACTGATAAATGGGTTACTTGCTCTGATATAACTACTACAAAGTAGTTAAGAGTTCTATACTCGCTTTCTTTGTTATTGATGTGAATTTTGAGAGATTATGAATGTACAACTGTGAGAAGTTTCTTGAGCTATGTACCTATGagtgaaagtgattcaataTTTGATTTCATTATATAAGAGCTGTCACATATACTGGCAGGTCCTGCAAAGCAGTGGCTCTGTCCAAAGACCCTCTCTTTTTGTTGTCTTTTCTTATGGGagaaattaggaaaaaaattataagctTAAACTAACAAGATGAGGTACTAATGGAACTCCTGGAATGGAGGGGCCATCGTTAGAAATCTATGCAAGTACTAGTGTTAATTTGAGTGTTTCAACCTTAGCCATAAATTCATAGTCTTGGACTCTAAGGTGAGTGTTCCATAAGCTAGGGATGGTGATAatgatttgtttctttttaaaactTTGGAGAAGATGACATGAAACATAGCCTGTATTTCTAGCTTATTTTGTGTATACTCCGTCAATCTTGAAAATACTTTCTTGGTAGTTTCTAATGAGAAAGTGAGCAATGCAAGgttgtatatttgttttttcatacTATCTTTACGTCCCTTTTAGGGTGTGACTAGAACCATTTCCTTTGTTGTTTTCACCTTTGGATCTATCTGTATACCAATTAAATTTCAGTCGACTGAAATGAATATTGCTTctatttctaaagttcaagtaatCCATTTTCAAAAACTTAGAAGTTGCTGTTTGTTTGCAGACTTAAGAAGTCAAGTCTTACCACTGGTGTCAATGGCTAAAGGCCAATGTAAGAATTTCCTTTTCCCTTCAGCTTTTTTCCCCCAATAAGTCTGACCCATCTTATACGTTTGGTTCCACATAGTGTTtctttttgacaaattttaccAGTGAGAGAGACTTGTAATGATTACAGTGTTGAAAGTTATGGAACTTGATCTTATAAGAGAGTTCAGGTGAGCTAGCTAGAATTACGATTCACAAACCTTCTAGTTTTTCCTCTTCTTGCAGTATAGATTCAATATGGCTTTGGcttcttcttttatttgctTCCTTCTATCTCTTCTTCTGATCTTAGTTCAGGCAAAGGGAAAAAATGATTCAACTTGTCCAAAGTTCTTTTCATGTGGGAATCTTACTGACTTGAGCTTTCCTTTCTCTCTTTCCTCATGATCTGATTGCGGACTAAAGACCATGTCTGGTTGTGATACTAAACCATATCCAAGAATCCAACTGCTTCCTGGAGGGGATTGGTACAATCCTATGGAAAAACCGCATAATTTTACAGTTTGGCTCTTGGACCCGAAGCTTCATACCATGTTGAGGCAACACAAGTGCCAGACTTTTAGCAAAAGTTTCTCCCTTCAAGACTCTCCTTCTATTTCTTTCACTACCCCTACGCTTCACGACTTCTTCAAATGTAACAGCACGAGTCGTAATGCcccaaacactacccagaagAAGAA
The DNA window shown above is from Solanum stenotomum isolate F172 chromosome 6, ASM1918654v1, whole genome shotgun sequence and carries:
- the LOC125866939 gene encoding LEAF RUST 10 DISEASE-RESISTANCE LOCUS RECEPTOR-LIKE PROTEIN KINASE-like 1.1 — protein: MASTFLFFCCLMIFSLHQVLGNSKSNCTDEFECGDLGAMKFPFTNSSNPECGLCRFDCHTKPYPKIVIGGQKYDAIVKKGDFFLISDPKLQEYLDSRSCKSFYRNFSFPNSPLISFQIVPNLTLYRCKHSHDNTIQKTNDSFFKDFDRYTECGSFNVYYHHPNKTILGNTSAKISGKLPKHCSLVQLPIPLPTPSKPYASDLFELLTSSALLNWELSKDCHLCHDKGGKCQIIDEHEFHCSMKGQNGQSNSRMIIMASVLGGVGLILLSSIVAFSIWCRKRGKNDSTQFHGDLEVESKYFGFQVPVFTYAELKEATNNFDPLNELGDGGFGTVYYGKLYDGREVAVKCLYEHNCKRMQQFTTEIEILTRLRHQNLVSLYGCTSRRSRELLLVYEYIPHGTVADHLQGERAAEGSLTWPIRMNIAVETASALAYLHASDVIHRDVKTNNILLDNNFRVKVADFGLSRLFPNNVSHISTAPQGTLGYVDPEYHECYQLTDKSDVYSFGVVLIELVSSMPAVDLKRHKNEINLANLAINRIQRCAFDELIDPSLGLNSDTLAKKMTISVAELAFRCLQLDKDIRPTMDEVLDILRKIQGGEFHQNEKTFDTSASFNLSKSKSVNIPPFSPESDQVALLKKVKFLSSSDTNSEVWISGSTTTSTSE
- the LOC125869395 gene encoding LEAF RUST 10 DISEASE-RESISTANCE LOCUS RECEPTOR-LIKE PROTEIN KINASE-like 1.1, which gives rise to MFLSGCDARTFPKIRLLPEGDSYYAVVNMFNYTVWVEDPKLHAKLRQHNCQAFNEKFSLPDSPSISFEILPVHILNFIKCNSTSSSTPNITHKMKDHFADYRMYSGCKDFSIYYKLPGGDGEHVRAGNLPANCSLIGLPIRSRSDNGSVFNMLSAAFIVEWKISEDCYQCHYGGGQCQTDITNKFHCTYPNNPHDQDAKMAKRKFGLTLGAVFGGLGLVMICLAVYFIWCCKRRKFNPPHFLSTRKLSYIFKNDVEGGSIYFGIPVFSYSELEEATNDFNSSRILGDGGFGTVYYGKLKDGREVAVKRLYEHNCKRMQQFVNEIEILTRLRHNNLVTLYGCTSRRSRELLLVYEYIPNGTLADHLHGDRVNDGSLTWLVRMNIAIETAGALAYLHASDVIHCDVKTNNILLDHNFNIKVADFGISRLFPNDVTHISTAPRGTPGYIDPKYHECYQLTSKSDVYSFGVVLVELISSMPAVDMTRHSQEINLANFAINKIVKCAFNELVDPSLGFDSDTKILEMTTSVAELAFLCLQTDRDTRPTMVEVLDTLKEIQISEFDNEKRADSNLNGNEAKIVTAPPFAESEDKFMLKQVKSLPSSNSVTDKWVTCSDITTTK